A window of Adhaeribacter arboris genomic DNA:
GACGGGCCTCGTTTGGCTCTCTCGGGCGGTCTAAGCTATCTTTCCTCCTAACGTCGGAATCCCAACAGGCGTCGAGACTGGAACCTTAGAAGGCCCTCTATAGCCAAACTGGGGTAATTTATTCTTGTTACTGTTTTGCCAAATAATAGAATAAGAATATTAACAGTTCCTTTTGTTTGATTAAGGAGGAACTCAAAGTAAACTACCCTGAATTTACGTAAGTAACGGAGGAATACATCTCTGGAAACGTGTAACCTATAACGTAAAACTTTCTACTTACTCCGTAATAAACCGGTTTTCTAGGAGTTGTTCTTGCCGGAAATAGGTTATTTTAAAATCCGGGTTAAAGCGAACGCGCACGGCTGCCTTTGTTTCTTGTTTTTGATTTTTTGATTTCCGGAACGCCGATCCGTTTTCCAGGTAAGTTAGTTCGTAACTATTATTACCAATACTAACTACTGCCATAGAACCTTCCTGAATGCTGCTTTGCCCGTTTAAAAATTCCGGAAAGTGGTACGTATTTATATTTTCGTTTATGGCTGCCGGAGTAGTGTTCGTTAAAGTATAGTACCGTTCCACTTGCGGAGCAAAATAATTAGCTGCTTCAAAAGGCGCCGACTGCATATCATTGTAATAAGCATTTAACTGTTCCTGAGCCTTCCGGATAACTTCATCTTTATCGGTTAGCAATCCCGTAGGGGCAGTATTAGATGCTTCCGCAGGTGTTGTTACAACCTCATTAGCAGATTCCGGAGCAGAAGCAGTCGGCGTAGTAGCCGTACTATCGGCACCGGCCACCGGAATTCGATCGGCGCGGTCGGTGAAAGTGGCCGTTGAATCAACAGGAGAATCTTCCTGGGTAACATCAGCGGGTATTACCTCTTCGGTGTCCGGTCCCGATTTACTGGTTAAACGTTCCGATTGGGGTTTATTAAAGAATTGATACGCCAGCAAACCCAGTAATAACAAAGCTCCTAAAACAGCCAACGAAATTAATAGCCAGTCCTTTTTAGGAACGGGTTTTACCCCCATCGGCGACTCACCTTCTTCGTCATAGGTATTTTGTTCTACAACCGGCGGGGTTGCTACGGGTGGTTCGGGAGTTTCCGGACGGGTAGGATAAATTACTTTAGTCTCAATGGGATTTACCGATTGCGGCGAAGAAGATACGACCGGCGCTACTGGTTCCGTTGCTGGCGATTCGGGAGTAGAGTTGCCAAAAATAATGCGTTTCTTAAGTGCATCGTATTCCTCCGCCGTAATGGCACCCGAGTCGAATAATGTTTTAAGTTCGTTCAGCGATCGGATCGTGGAATTTTCGTTATTCATGTTTTTTAAATTTCCGTTCGTATAATAGCTTTTACGAGTAATAATCTTTTTTCAGATACACAATCGATCTAAAAACGATTCTTTATTCTGCCCGCTCTTGGGCGGCCATTAAGTTTTGGTGCATCTGCTGAAACAAGCCTACGGCTTCGTTTATAAAAGTTTCATCGAGAATTTGCTTCAAGCCTTCATCGCCCAGCACATCCATCTCGCTTATTTTATAAGTTTGTTCATAGGGCCCTCTTTCCAGTTTAATAAGGTATTTCCCGTTCCAGGAAAAAACAGTTATTTTAAATGAGGCATGAGGTATTTCAGCAACTACGCGCATTTTAATAAGTATTAAGTTTTAGGTTATACGTGGTACGTTTACAAAGCTTGTACTAATTACCGGAACTATCTGCTACTATTTTTATTTACTCAATATTTCTCAAACGTAAAATCTACTACCTTCCGCTACCAGAACTGTTCGATGGTTTTTAGTCGGTGATTTTCGTTGATTTTGTAGGTTCGGCTACGGCTGGTATGCGTTAACAATTGCCCAGCCACGAAAGCGCCCAACGTGTATTTTAAAAAAGTTAACGTGTTATCGCCCGGCTCTTTATCTAACAGGTAATTCCCCCCTCCCACTACCGAGAAAAATAAACCGCCATTTTTCAGAAGACGGCCTAAAAACTGAACCCCGGAAGAAACCGTACTGGTACTTGCCATTCGTATCTTCCGAATATCCCGCAACGGAATTTCCGCATCCCACATAACTATAGAATACTTTTTAATGTTGGTAATTTGCCCCGAATAACGCTGTTTTTCCCCGGTTAACTTAAAATTAATTTTATTACCCGTGTAAAAACGGATGCGGCTTACTTTGCCTGGTTTATCTAATACCAAATAATACTTTACCTCGGCGGAAGTCGTTTTCTCCGGTGATAAAACCTGGGTAGAATCAGCAGTTTGGCTAAAGCAAATTGTATTGCCAAAAAATAACCCAATGGCGAGTAACCCTAAAACTTTAGCCATAATTCGTATAATTAGAAAGTTCTTTTAATTGGTTAGCATAACCAGAATGGAAACAGTAGCAATCTTAATTTTTAATTTTATTCCATTTGAATGCCCATTTGCTGCATTAATTTACTGGCATTAAAGCTATTACAAACCCCAGGATGCAACTTATAATCGAATAAAATTTTATCTTCCTC
This region includes:
- a CDS encoding SHOCT domain-containing protein, yielding MNNENSTIRSLNELKTLFDSGAITAEEYDALKKRIIFGNSTPESPATEPVAPVVSSSPQSVNPIETKVIYPTRPETPEPPVATPPVVEQNTYDEEGESPMGVKPVPKKDWLLISLAVLGALLLLGLLAYQFFNKPQSERLTSKSGPDTEEVIPADVTQEDSPVDSTATFTDRADRIPVAGADSTATTPTASAPESANEVVTTPAEASNTAPTGLLTDKDEVIRKAQEQLNAYYNDMQSAPFEAANYFAPQVERYYTLTNTTPAAINENINTYHFPEFLNGQSSIQEGSMAVVSIGNNSYELTYLENGSAFRKSKNQKQETKAAVRVRFNPDFKITYFRQEQLLENRFITE